Genomic window (Paraglaciecola psychrophila 170):
CCAACGCAAGCATTATTGCCAGCGTAATCAAAGCATCGTCTACTCTTGGAACTGCAGTGGGTAGCATGGCCCCAGCATTTAAAAACGAAGGTAAAGGTAAGATAATTAGGCTTGCTGGCTTATCTAGAGTGGAGCCTTAATGTAAAATTGGTGCGGTGGATAGCTTAGCAATATCCTCAGCCTCTTCAGCAAGGGTGTGTTGCTTTCCATTCTCTATAATAGTTTTGTGCGGGTCATCCATCACTTTAAAATTTTCAACGACACTTTCCATTTTTTTTCGAAACCAAATTTTATTAGCATGTGGGCACGTAGGTACCATCATGGCAGCCAGAATACCCGTGGTTGTGGCATGAACACCTGATTGAAGAATGAACCACCACAGCAAAATGCCACTGGCTAAGTAAAAAATAGGTTTTTTATCCCTAAAAGGTTCATTAAGAGTATTGATCGTAATGTGAGACCAGCCCAAGCAAGTGACTCGCCAACAATCTACTCAGTATAAAAAAGGCTAATCACTGCCACAGTTCACATATCATCTACAATGGCTAATCCTGTCAGGATTACGAAAATTGCGCGCGGTGCTTTTACGCCTAAAAGCGTCAGAATGCTGATCGCAAAGGCTGCATCTGTCGCCATGGGTATGCCCCAACATTGATAAGCATCGGAATTACCATACCAAATGATGGATATATAAATAAGCGCGAGTAACAGCATTTCACCCAGTGCCATCGCAATCACCAATCCGGCATCTTTAATGTTACTCAGCGCACCGACTAAAATTTCATATTT
Coding sequences:
- a CDS encoding Na+/H+ antiporter NhaA, yielding MGWSHITINTLNEPFRDKKPIFYLASGILLWWFILQSGVHATTTGILAAMMVPTCPHANKIWFRKKMESVVENFKVMDDPHKTIIENGKQHTLAEEAEDIAKLSTAPILH
- a CDS encoding Na+/H+ antiporter NhaA, which produces MFFFILGLKIKYEILVGALSNIKDAGLVIAMALGEMLLLALIYISIIWYGNSDAYQCWGIPMATDAAFAISILTLLGVKAPRAIFVILTGLAIVDDM